The Rhipicephalus sanguineus isolate Rsan-2018 chromosome 7, BIME_Rsan_1.4, whole genome shotgun sequence genome includes a window with the following:
- the LOC119399032 gene encoding gastrula zinc finger protein XlCGF8.2DB-like — protein MHISFNDRSPDELHVSHTDGKRSLQCGVCDKVFSRRSHLRTHLFSHARVKRYGCDVCGRKYTEKKNLVIHSRTHTGERPFECSSCAAAFTSHQNRRRHMLTHTGERPHECDVCGKRFVTKTNFARHALTHSGKKAFACHVCGRKFSRRTTLRTHARTHTGEKPYTCHLCPASFAQLNTLKVHVVSHTGDRPYRCDACGKRFRSRGNLWQHKVVHTGVKKFSCEYCGRAFNLKEGLTSHTRTHTGEKPYHCHLCPAAFARISTLKDHVLTHTGERPHMCEASSHGQRQARDVSARLQPSSKLSKKNPRE, from the exons ATGCATATTTCCTTCAATGATAGGTCCCCTGATGAGCTCCATGTCTCCCACACAGACGGCAAGAGGTCCTTGCAGTGCGGCGTGTGTGACAAAGTCTTCAGCCGCAGGTCGCACCTGCGAACACACTTGTTTTCTCACGCTCGCGTCAAACGGTACGGCTGCGACGTTTGCGGCAGGAAGTACACGGAAAAGAAGAACCTGGTGATCCACAGTCGCACGCACACGGGCGAGAGGCCCTTCGAGTGTTCGTCGTGCGCTGCAGCGTTCACCAGCCACCAGAATCGGAGAAGACACATGCTGACTCATACCGGCGAAAGACCGCACGAGTGCGACGTCTGTGGAAAGAGATTTGTCACAAAAACAAATTTCGCGCGACACGCACTCACTCATTCAGGGAAGAAGGCGTTCGCCTGCCACGTGTGCGGCCGAAAGTTTTCCCGGAGAACCACACTCAGGACCCACGCCCGTACACACACTGGCGAGAAGCCGTACACCTGCCACCTGTGTCCAGCTAGTTTTGCGCAATTGAATACGCTGAAAGTGCACGTTGTAAGCCACACCGGCGACCGACCTTACAGGTGCGACGCATGCGGAAAGAGGTTCAGATCGAGGGGCAACCTTTGGCAGCATAAGGTCGTTCACACGGGTGTGAAGAAGTTTAGTTGTGAGTACTGCGGCCGCGCGTTTAATTTGAAAGAAGGACTAACCAGCCACACCCGCACGCACACTGGCGAGAAGCCGTACCACTGCCACCTGTGTCCTGCTGCATTCGCGCGCATTAGTACTCTAAAAGACCATGTTCTGACCCACACCGGTGAGCGACCTCACATGTGCGAG GCATCCAGCCATGGCCAGAGGCAAGCGAGGGACGTCTCAGCACGCCTCCAGCCCAGTTCAAAGCTCTCGAAGAAGAATCCGCGAGAATAG